A window of Nitrososphaerales archaeon contains these coding sequences:
- a CDS encoding peptidylprolyl isomerase produces the protein MTLQKGTLIFANYTAKVKDTGEAIESTLEEEAKKLNIHDATRKYEPRLIAVGEGWVIGGLDDEVMKMDVGQKKQVELTPDKAFGQRDPTQLRMIPLRKFGERAHELTVGDSVDVDNRVGVVRFIGSGRAQVDFNHRLAGKNVVYDFEVVRKVETDSDKVRALIDRRFGGEGAKVTFSMKESELDVEIPEELFLLDGLQIIKRGISTDIFKFLPHVAKVTFVERFASKKAEEKKVEPKAAKAEAPEAPKTEVPKPRQKKRAAASKKA, from the coding sequence ATGACGCTTCAAAAGGGCACTCTCATCTTCGCCAACTACACAGCGAAAGTCAAGGACACTGGAGAAGCAATAGAGTCGACTTTGGAGGAAGAGGCAAAGAAGCTCAACATCCACGATGCCACAAGAAAATACGAGCCAAGGCTGATCGCCGTTGGGGAGGGATGGGTGATCGGCGGCCTGGACGACGAGGTCATGAAGATGGACGTTGGACAGAAGAAGCAAGTTGAGCTCACTCCTGACAAGGCTTTCGGACAGAGAGACCCGACGCAGCTAAGGATGATACCACTGAGGAAGTTCGGAGAGCGGGCGCACGAACTCACCGTGGGCGACTCTGTCGACGTGGATAACAGGGTCGGGGTGGTGAGGTTCATAGGTTCCGGCCGTGCCCAAGTCGACTTCAACCACAGGCTTGCTGGAAAGAACGTGGTCTACGACTTCGAGGTTGTAAGGAAGGTGGAGACTGACAGCGATAAGGTCAGAGCTCTCATCGACAGGAGGTTCGGCGGCGAAGGAGCCAAGGTCACGTTCTCGATGAAGGAGAGCGAGCTCGACGTCGAGATCCCCGAGGAGCTGTTCCTCCTAGACGGCCTGCAGATAATAAAGAGAGGAATCTCTACGGATATCTTCAAGTTCCTCCCTCACGTGGCCAAAGTGACCTTCGTCGAGAGGTTCGCGAGCAAGAAGGCCGAAGAGAAGAAAGTAGAGCCGAAGGCCGCGAAGGCAGAGGCACCTGAGGCGCCCAAAACCGAGGTTCCAAAGCCTCGACAGAAGAAGAGGGCTGCGGCCTCTAAGAAAGCTTAG
- a CDS encoding nicotinamide-nucleotide adenylyltransferase → MRVGLLVGRFQPFHHGHLAAVKFAMKRVDYLYVVVGSAQRSHERDNPFTAGERIEMIKSALDGNGVDPSKWMAIPIVDSDSHSVWVSSLESMVPKFDVVFTNDSLTFLLFKEEGREVKAVPYLDRERYSATNVRDRILERKDWESLVPAQVAKLVKEFGGVERVRELKRKELSGEKHE, encoded by the coding sequence TTGCGGGTCGGACTACTTGTCGGCCGCTTCCAGCCGTTTCATCATGGTCACCTCGCGGCAGTGAAGTTCGCGATGAAACGCGTGGACTATCTCTACGTCGTCGTCGGCAGCGCGCAAAGGAGCCATGAAAGAGACAACCCATTCACAGCCGGCGAAAGGATCGAGATGATCAAGAGCGCGCTGGACGGGAACGGGGTCGACCCCTCGAAGTGGATGGCGATTCCAATCGTCGACTCGGATTCGCACTCGGTCTGGGTCTCCTCCTTAGAATCCATGGTGCCAAAGTTCGACGTTGTGTTCACCAATGACTCGCTGACATTCCTCCTCTTCAAGGAGGAGGGCAGGGAGGTGAAGGCGGTCCCATACTTGGACAGGGAGCGGTACTCCGCCACGAACGTCAGGGACAGGATACTCGAGCGGAAGGACTGGGAGAGCCTCGTTCCAGCCCAAGTCGCCAAGCTTGTCAAGGAGTTCGGAGGGGTGGAGCGCGTGAGAGAGCTGAAGAGGAAGGAACTCTCGGGCGAGAAACATGAGTGA
- a CDS encoding enoyl-CoA hydratase-related protein, with translation MKLEDIRRVTVLGAGVMGHGIAEVAALAGYEVTLYDIKDEFISSALEKIRWSVSKFVERKSIPEAKAKEALARIKGTIDLNEAVSHADVVIEAAPEDISIKRDLFSRADRMAPIGALFASNTSTLPISEVASSTKRESEFVGIHFFNPPPLMPLVEVVRGNKTSNESLSLAVALAKRFGKEVVVCAKDVPGFIVNRILGPLLNEAAWVVSRKQATIEQVDSMALYKVGLPMGLFELADYSGIDTIYMAGEAVRSRDPSNVLVAPLFKQKYEEKKFGRKSGEGFYVYGKGQWERPSIAKDAGAGLDPLTVFAPAVNAAAWLVRNGVCSVEDLDRSVKLGLGFPDGILRMADGWGVDRVVASLTAKEKADEEFYRPDTLLTSMVAEGKLGSKAGKGFYDYASSETKMEEIVVRKVPPLAWVMLNRPHRLNTITQKLVQELVTALKNLEADGAVRVIILRGEGDRAFSAGADLTSFDVSSPAKIFDFARGWFEAFSVVERLNKPVLAAINGMAFGGGCELALACDFRLASEDAQIGLTETRLGLIPGAGGTQRLARVVGLTRAREMIYFAQRLPAEEALKIGLVNKVFKKSEFEAGVTDFATKLAKQPPLSLKFAKHALNLSTQVPTDLGQLFEAGSFGILLSTQDASEGISAMLEKREPDFKGT, from the coding sequence ATGAAGCTAGAAGACATCCGAAGGGTCACAGTCCTGGGGGCTGGCGTCATGGGCCACGGCATCGCAGAGGTTGCAGCCCTTGCAGGCTACGAGGTCACACTATACGATATCAAGGACGAGTTCATCAGCTCGGCGCTTGAGAAGATAAGGTGGAGCGTCTCCAAGTTCGTCGAGAGGAAGTCGATTCCCGAGGCCAAGGCAAAGGAGGCCCTCGCCAGAATCAAGGGCACGATCGACCTGAACGAGGCAGTGAGCCACGCTGACGTCGTCATCGAGGCTGCACCAGAGGACATTTCTATCAAGCGCGACCTGTTCTCCAGGGCAGACAGGATGGCCCCGATTGGGGCTCTCTTCGCCTCTAACACGAGCACGCTGCCGATCAGCGAGGTTGCCTCGTCAACGAAGAGGGAGTCCGAATTCGTGGGTATTCACTTCTTCAACCCTCCCCCCCTCATGCCTCTGGTTGAGGTGGTCAGGGGGAACAAGACGAGCAACGAGTCGCTTTCCCTTGCAGTAGCCCTGGCCAAGAGGTTCGGCAAGGAGGTCGTCGTCTGCGCCAAGGACGTCCCCGGCTTCATAGTCAACAGGATCCTGGGGCCACTGCTGAACGAGGCAGCCTGGGTTGTCTCAAGGAAGCAGGCTACAATCGAGCAGGTCGACTCGATGGCGCTCTACAAGGTGGGGCTGCCGATGGGGCTCTTCGAGCTCGCCGACTACAGCGGTATAGACACAATCTACATGGCGGGTGAAGCAGTAAGGTCTAGGGACCCGTCTAACGTCCTTGTCGCGCCGCTCTTCAAGCAGAAGTACGAGGAGAAGAAGTTCGGCAGGAAGAGCGGTGAGGGATTCTACGTCTACGGGAAGGGGCAGTGGGAGAGGCCGAGCATCGCGAAGGACGCAGGGGCAGGGCTCGACCCGCTCACGGTGTTCGCGCCAGCTGTCAACGCTGCAGCGTGGCTTGTGAGGAACGGCGTCTGCTCGGTCGAGGATCTCGACAGGTCTGTGAAGCTGGGACTGGGCTTCCCCGACGGCATCCTGCGGATGGCCGACGGCTGGGGCGTCGACAGAGTGGTCGCGTCATTGACGGCGAAGGAGAAGGCTGACGAGGAGTTCTACAGGCCCGACACGCTACTGACGAGCATGGTCGCTGAGGGGAAGCTCGGGAGCAAGGCTGGGAAGGGGTTCTATGATTACGCTTCCAGCGAGACAAAGATGGAGGAGATCGTCGTTAGGAAAGTACCACCACTCGCTTGGGTCATGCTCAACCGACCGCACAGACTGAACACGATAACGCAGAAGCTGGTCCAGGAGCTCGTCACCGCTCTGAAGAACCTCGAGGCCGACGGCGCTGTCAGGGTGATCATTCTCCGTGGAGAGGGGGACAGGGCATTCAGCGCTGGAGCCGACCTCACTAGCTTCGACGTCTCGTCTCCAGCTAAGATATTCGACTTCGCGAGGGGCTGGTTCGAGGCCTTCTCCGTTGTCGAGAGGCTGAACAAGCCTGTCTTAGCAGCGATCAACGGGATGGCTTTCGGCGGAGGATGCGAGCTGGCACTCGCGTGCGACTTCAGGCTTGCCTCTGAAGACGCCCAGATCGGCTTGACAGAGACAAGGCTCGGACTGATCCCCGGCGCCGGGGGCACTCAAAGGCTTGCGAGGGTGGTGGGCCTGACCCGCGCGAGGGAGATGATCTACTTCGCCCAGAGGCTGCCGGCGGAGGAGGCGCTGAAGATCGGCCTAGTGAACAAGGTGTTCAAGAAGTCCGAGTTCGAAGCCGGAGTCACGGATTTCGCCACAAAGCTCGCGAAGCAACCTCCTTTGTCGCTCAAGTTCGCGAAGCACGCGCTCAACCTCTCCACCCAGGTCCCCACGGACCTCGGTCAGCTCTTCGAGGCCGGGAGTTTCGGGATCCTCCTCTCCACGCAGGACGCCTCCGAGGGTATATCGGCGATGCTGGAGAAGCGTGAACCTGACTTCAAGGGAACGTAG
- a CDS encoding Zn-ribbon domain-containing OB-fold protein: MAEEPVLHSRRTLTLRFNIPIGKTHEFWDALKQGRFVTTKCSTCGNVCFPPQADCPKCMGDKLEWVELGRDATLVTYTYVQITPASFADSDPYIIAIGELSNGIKVLAWLEGVQPDKARPGMKLRVDTRTSKEGSPYYVFVPV; the protein is encoded by the coding sequence ATGGCGGAAGAACCGGTCCTGCACTCTCGACGGACTCTGACTCTGCGGTTCAACATACCGATAGGAAAGACACATGAGTTCTGGGACGCGCTCAAGCAGGGGAGATTCGTCACCACGAAGTGCTCGACCTGCGGGAATGTCTGCTTCCCGCCTCAGGCTGACTGCCCGAAGTGTATGGGCGACAAGCTCGAGTGGGTGGAACTCGGAAGGGACGCAACCCTGGTCACATACACCTATGTCCAAATCACTCCTGCTAGCTTCGCAGACAGCGACCCGTACATCATAGCGATAGGCGAGCTGTCTAACGGCATCAAGGTGCTGGCCTGGCTGGAGGGTGTTCAGCCTGACAAGGCTAGGCCTGGAATGAAGCTGAGGGTGGATACAAGGACTAGCAAGGAAGGAAGTCCTTACTACGTATTTGTCCCTGTCTAG
- a CDS encoding MBL fold metallo-hydrolase — MWSYGGVKVHWLGHDSFVLQGSKTIVIDPFKAQGNFKADILLISHEHSDHLSEDDIKRFSSPSTTIVAPKICEEPLKKLGGSKKFIAPGDTLEIEGATVGSIPAYNLNKFREPGKVFHPKADGRVGYIVTLDGVRFYHAGDSDATPEMKALDVDVALLPVSGTYVMTADEAAEAAKAMKVKVAVPMHYGKIVGTRADAERFKKLLEGKRAVEILEKE; from the coding sequence TTGTGGTCTTACGGCGGCGTCAAGGTCCACTGGCTCGGGCACGACTCTTTCGTCCTGCAGGGCTCCAAGACCATAGTGATTGACCCCTTCAAGGCGCAGGGAAACTTCAAGGCGGACATACTCCTCATCTCGCACGAGCATTCCGACCATCTCAGTGAGGACGACATCAAGCGGTTCTCGTCACCTTCCACAACCATCGTCGCTCCCAAGATCTGCGAGGAGCCGCTGAAGAAACTCGGCGGCAGTAAGAAGTTCATCGCCCCCGGCGACACGTTGGAAATAGAAGGAGCGACCGTGGGTTCCATCCCCGCCTACAACCTGAACAAGTTCAGGGAGCCGGGCAAGGTCTTCCACCCCAAGGCAGATGGAAGAGTCGGCTACATCGTCACATTGGACGGAGTGAGGTTCTACCACGCCGGAGACAGCGACGCGACACCCGAGATGAAGGCGCTCGACGTGGACGTTGCGCTGCTGCCGGTGTCGGGCACATACGTGATGACAGCGGACGAGGCAGCCGAGGCAGCGAAGGCGATGAAGGTCAAGGTCGCTGTGCCGATGCACTACGGCAAAATCGTTGGCACGAGGGCCGACGCGGAGAGGTTCAAGAAGCTACTCGAAGGGAAGCGCGCCGTAGAGATACTGGAGAAGGAGTAA
- a CDS encoding RNA 3'-terminal phosphate cyclase — protein METVEVDGSYGEGGGQILRTAAAFSIIQNRPIHVTKIRSGREVPGLRRQHAASLEILRSVSGGRLEGAHVGSTEVNFFPGTAEGATLSFDLGTAASITLVLQAVIPAASLSGAGIRLDLVGGTDVPWSPTYDYLATVVREAFSRIGIRFTAEAYKRGYYPKGGGRVSVDIEPCASPRPLVMTEAAGGRSVALVSRCSSLPRHVAQRQLDSATSALRASGVSVGKSSVVEGESDSPGSSILVHEVSPDRLLGADAIGSRGKRAEVVGSEAASRFLSAYQSGACVDSNLADMVAPILAISKAESRLRIPEASLHLRTSLYVAKLFTGCEWRVDKEGSSFILSVSS, from the coding sequence GTGGAAACAGTCGAGGTGGACGGCTCGTACGGCGAAGGAGGTGGGCAGATCCTCAGAACAGCCGCTGCCTTCTCGATAATCCAGAACAGACCGATTCACGTTACCAAAATCAGGTCGGGAAGAGAGGTTCCGGGCCTCAGGAGGCAGCACGCGGCCTCCCTCGAAATCCTCAGGTCCGTATCTGGCGGCAGGTTGGAGGGTGCGCACGTCGGCTCGACAGAGGTGAATTTCTTCCCAGGGACCGCCGAGGGAGCAACTCTCAGCTTCGACCTTGGGACAGCGGCGAGCATCACTCTCGTCCTTCAGGCCGTAATCCCAGCCGCCTCGCTTTCGGGTGCTGGAATCAGACTCGACCTTGTCGGCGGGACGGACGTTCCGTGGAGCCCCACCTATGACTACCTTGCCACGGTGGTCAGGGAGGCGTTCTCCAGAATCGGCATCCGGTTCACAGCGGAAGCCTACAAGAGGGGATACTACCCCAAGGGGGGTGGAAGGGTAAGCGTCGACATCGAGCCGTGCGCATCGCCGAGGCCGCTGGTAATGACAGAGGCGGCCGGCGGGAGGTCTGTCGCTCTGGTGAGCAGGTGCAGCAGCCTGCCCAGGCACGTCGCTCAGAGGCAACTCGATTCCGCAACCTCGGCGCTCAGGGCGAGTGGTGTGAGCGTGGGAAAATCCTCGGTGGTAGAAGGGGAATCGGACTCGCCTGGGTCGTCAATACTTGTGCACGAGGTTTCCCCTGACAGGCTGCTCGGGGCTGACGCGATTGGCTCGAGGGGGAAGAGGGCAGAGGTCGTGGGCTCAGAGGCAGCGAGCCGTTTCCTCAGTGCATATCAGTCAGGCGCTTGCGTTGATTCGAACCTCGCCGACATGGTCGCCCCCATCCTGGCAATCTCGAAGGCGGAGTCGAGGCTGAGGATACCGGAGGCGAGCCTCCATCTCAGGACGAGCCTCTACGTGGCGAAGCTCTTCACAGGGTGCGAATGGCGGGTCGACAAGGAAGGGTCTTCTTTCATCTTGTCGGTGTCGTCCTAA
- a CDS encoding CoA transferase: MGFLDGIKVVDVTRLLPGGYCTLLLSDMGAEVIKVEQPGLGDYMRATPPTKAGRSPVHSTANRNKLSIGIDLKKPAGKEVLRRLVRRADVFVEGFRPGAMARLGFSFDQVRRLNPHIVYCSISAFGQKSRYSSMPGHDINFQAMAGSLGYSRRPEVPLVQMGDMASGMFAAVAILGALVRKKGAVYIDVPIVPSLLSWMVVPVSSYLATGRPPSEGGSLVFGSDPYYNLFRTSDGKYVAVAAIEQRFWHNLVTALGAPDLEEKRFGSKGERRQLTLALKRIFASKTRDEWANSLMGKETCATPVLTIEEALKSDWARAASMLVGVQGGATVLNHPLKTSVPLRSKPFTPAPSLGEHTEMIMKSLGYTKPEISRLRNSGAVE, translated from the coding sequence GTGGGGTTCCTCGACGGCATCAAGGTGGTCGATGTCACAAGGCTTCTCCCTGGAGGGTACTGCACCCTGCTCCTCTCCGACATGGGCGCCGAGGTGATCAAGGTCGAGCAGCCCGGCCTCGGAGACTACATGCGCGCGACCCCTCCGACCAAGGCAGGTCGGAGCCCCGTCCACTCCACGGCCAACAGGAACAAGCTGAGCATCGGGATTGACCTGAAGAAGCCGGCCGGAAAGGAAGTCCTTCGCAGACTCGTCAGGCGCGCGGACGTCTTCGTGGAGGGGTTCAGGCCTGGCGCGATGGCGAGACTCGGTTTCTCCTTCGATCAAGTGAGGAGGCTGAACCCTCACATAGTCTACTGCTCCATCTCGGCTTTCGGTCAGAAGAGCAGGTACAGCTCCATGCCGGGCCACGACATCAACTTCCAGGCGATGGCAGGTTCGCTCGGCTACTCGAGGAGACCAGAGGTGCCGCTCGTGCAGATGGGCGACATGGCGTCCGGGATGTTCGCCGCTGTCGCGATCCTCGGAGCCCTGGTCAGGAAGAAGGGGGCAGTCTACATCGACGTGCCGATAGTTCCCTCATTGCTATCTTGGATGGTCGTGCCGGTCTCCTCGTACCTCGCCACGGGCAGACCGCCTTCGGAAGGGGGCAGCCTCGTCTTCGGCTCCGACCCGTACTACAACCTCTTCCGGACCTCTGACGGCAAGTATGTTGCTGTCGCTGCGATAGAGCAGAGGTTCTGGCACAACCTCGTCACTGCTCTCGGCGCTCCCGATCTTGAGGAGAAGAGGTTCGGCAGCAAGGGGGAGAGGAGGCAGTTGACTCTGGCGCTGAAGAGAATCTTCGCGTCGAAGACCCGCGACGAATGGGCGAATTCACTCATGGGGAAGGAGACGTGCGCCACACCCGTCCTCACAATTGAGGAGGCTCTGAAGAGCGATTGGGCACGTGCCGCATCGATGCTCGTAGGTGTGCAGGGAGGAGCCACAGTCCTCAACCACCCGCTGAAGACATCTGTGCCGCTCAGGTCGAAGCCATTCACCCCTGCGCCATCGCTCGGCGAGCACACCGAGATGATCATGAAGTCGCTGGGTTATACAAAGCCAGAGATCTCGAGGCTTAGGAACTCCGGCGCCGTCGAGTAG
- a CDS encoding thiolase domain-containing protein, with product MSRVAIVGIGHSKFGKRTDVNVAELAFESIKQAVSDAGVDKKDIKNVVVGSAGGWYEESLPAVIVNEYAGLNSVGTMRVEAACASGSAAVKAAYNSIVSGEGDVAMAVGVEKMTEVDTLTSVELIGRAGSYMWEFENYGMTFPAYYALYAVAHMNKFGTTEEDMSRVAVKAHHYGAMNPMAQFQKEITLEKALNSQVVSWPLKLYDACPLTDGSAAVVLASEDVARKLTDSPVWIKGVGYSSDSANLSKRSDYVGLEATVEAAKRAYLSAKIRPDQVDVATCHDCFTIAELMAYEDLGFCKKGDGAKLIREGQTEVGGRIPVNLDGGLKAKGHPIGATGVSMMVEVTKQLRQEAGSHQASIKNGIGLVHNVGGTGHYAYVTVLSRN from the coding sequence ATGAGTCGGGTCGCAATCGTCGGGATTGGGCACTCGAAGTTCGGCAAGAGGACAGATGTCAACGTGGCTGAGCTAGCGTTCGAATCGATCAAGCAGGCCGTCAGCGACGCAGGCGTCGACAAGAAGGACATCAAGAACGTGGTCGTCGGAAGCGCCGGAGGATGGTACGAGGAATCGCTTCCCGCTGTCATAGTCAACGAGTACGCGGGGCTGAACTCGGTCGGCACAATGAGGGTCGAGGCGGCGTGCGCGAGTGGGAGCGCCGCTGTCAAGGCCGCCTACAACAGCATAGTCAGCGGCGAGGGGGACGTAGCGATGGCGGTCGGCGTAGAGAAGATGACGGAGGTGGACACGCTCACGTCTGTCGAGCTGATAGGGAGAGCAGGGTCCTACATGTGGGAGTTCGAGAACTACGGAATGACATTTCCCGCTTACTACGCCCTCTACGCTGTGGCTCACATGAACAAGTTCGGGACCACCGAGGAGGACATGTCCCGTGTCGCGGTCAAGGCGCACCATTACGGCGCCATGAATCCCATGGCCCAGTTCCAGAAGGAGATCACTCTCGAGAAGGCACTGAACTCTCAGGTCGTCTCATGGCCCTTGAAGCTCTACGATGCTTGCCCGCTCACCGACGGCTCTGCCGCAGTCGTGCTGGCGAGCGAGGATGTGGCCAGGAAACTCACCGACTCCCCAGTCTGGATAAAGGGCGTGGGCTACTCGTCCGACTCCGCCAACCTGAGCAAGAGGAGCGACTACGTCGGGCTTGAAGCGACTGTCGAAGCTGCGAAGCGCGCCTACCTATCCGCGAAGATAAGGCCTGACCAGGTCGACGTGGCCACGTGCCACGATTGTTTCACGATCGCTGAGCTGATGGCATACGAGGACCTCGGGTTCTGCAAGAAAGGAGACGGAGCGAAGCTGATCAGGGAAGGCCAGACAGAGGTCGGCGGAAGAATACCAGTCAACTTGGACGGGGGCCTGAAGGCGAAGGGACACCCAATCGGAGCCACAGGAGTCTCCATGATGGTCGAAGTGACGAAGCAGCTCAGGCAGGAGGCTGGCAGCCACCAGGCCAGCATCAAGAACGGCATCGGGCTGGTCCACAACGTCGGCGGGACTGGCCACTACGCATACGTGACTGTCCTCTCGAGGAACTGA
- a CDS encoding acyl-CoA dehydrogenase family protein — protein sequence MSDFPEVHVKPEYAEVKKWARDFAAREILPIAEKIDRSDEYPMQLAKKMGEYGLLGLNTPQEYGGLGLDLMGSVVVGKEIAKASLSASFIMGVQNGLAGNVLTKFGSKEQKAKYLPRLAKGEIICSYGLTEPGAGSDAAGLTTKATKAGDSYVINGSKMFITQGAVADVLVFFARTGKPEDGAAGITAFVVEKGTPGFRVGQRLEVMGARGTGTAELVFENCKIPATNLIGHEGDGFLIAMAILAESRIGAAAAAVGIAEAAMEQVLPYVKKRNIFDRPLSKYEAIRFMIADMATRTRAAWLLTLHAATLRDSGGEFMKEAAMAKYFASEAAVWVCERAIQIHGGYGVSKLLPVERYLRDAKILDIVEGTSEVQRWILSRELLDTQ from the coding sequence ATGTCCGACTTCCCCGAGGTCCACGTCAAGCCCGAATACGCCGAGGTCAAGAAATGGGCTCGGGACTTCGCGGCTAGGGAGATTCTGCCTATCGCAGAGAAGATTGACAGGTCTGACGAGTACCCGATGCAGCTCGCCAAAAAGATGGGAGAGTACGGTCTCCTCGGTCTGAATACACCCCAGGAGTACGGCGGCCTGGGCCTCGACCTGATGGGCTCAGTGGTGGTGGGCAAGGAAATCGCGAAGGCGAGCCTCTCTGCCAGCTTCATAATGGGAGTCCAGAACGGCCTCGCCGGCAACGTCCTAACAAAGTTCGGAAGCAAGGAGCAGAAGGCGAAGTACCTGCCCAGGCTTGCCAAGGGAGAGATCATCTGCTCGTACGGCCTCACGGAGCCTGGTGCCGGCTCGGACGCCGCGGGTCTTACCACGAAGGCGACAAAGGCCGGAGATTCCTACGTCATCAACGGCTCCAAGATGTTCATCACGCAGGGCGCGGTGGCAGATGTGCTCGTCTTCTTCGCGAGGACGGGCAAACCTGAGGACGGCGCCGCAGGCATCACAGCCTTCGTGGTCGAAAAGGGGACCCCGGGTTTCAGGGTGGGGCAAAGGCTCGAGGTGATGGGGGCGAGGGGTACAGGCACGGCCGAGCTCGTCTTCGAGAACTGCAAGATTCCAGCAACGAACTTGATCGGGCACGAGGGCGACGGTTTCCTCATCGCCATGGCGATACTCGCCGAGTCGAGAATCGGAGCCGCAGCGGCTGCCGTGGGGATTGCCGAGGCCGCGATGGAGCAGGTCCTCCCGTACGTCAAGAAGAGGAACATCTTCGACAGGCCGCTCTCGAAGTACGAGGCCATCAGGTTCATGATAGCGGACATGGCGACAAGGACCAGGGCAGCGTGGCTGCTCACCTTACACGCCGCGACGCTCCGTGACAGCGGTGGGGAGTTCATGAAGGAGGCGGCGATGGCGAAATACTTCGCGAGCGAAGCGGCCGTCTGGGTTTGCGAGAGGGCGATTCAAATCCACGGAGGCTACGGGGTCAGCAAGCTGCTGCCGGTGGAGAGGTACCTCAGGGACGCCAAGATACTTGATATAGTCGAAGGGACCTCCGAGGTCCAGAGATGGATTCTCTCGAGGGAGCTCCTCGACACTCAGTGA
- a CDS encoding alanine--glyoxylate aminotransferase family protein → MSDKQKLIMLPGPTNVSERVMRSMLGPIINHRGDTFRELYKGLLDKTKHLFQTEQDVLVFSSSGTGGVEAAVWNIIRPGDVAVVPVFGEFSSRLAKTIGLAGGKAVEVKSEFGSVPPLKELKEAMDKQGRFKALFLVHNETSTGAAVPYVEEASRLAREHGAFAVIDAISSLGGYSIPVDKWGIDVCITGSQKCIAAPPGLALLSVSKKVSEYLKKSPPLTRYFDIPRYLECGVRGETPFTPALPLFYALDEALKELLEEGLAKRVERHDKMSVAFYRGMAELGLKQVAADEVRSKTVVATYYPQGVVDAEFRKSMAHDMDVVIAGGFGPFAGKVFRIGCMGQINQGHVDRTLKAVKETLKKFKAS, encoded by the coding sequence ATGAGTGACAAGCAGAAGCTGATCATGCTGCCGGGCCCGACCAACGTCTCGGAGAGGGTGATGCGGTCAATGCTCGGTCCAATCATCAACCACAGAGGGGACACTTTCCGCGAACTCTACAAGGGACTGCTGGACAAGACCAAGCATCTCTTTCAGACAGAGCAGGACGTGCTCGTCTTCTCTTCCTCAGGGACGGGAGGGGTGGAGGCCGCAGTTTGGAACATAATCAGGCCAGGGGACGTGGCGGTCGTACCTGTCTTCGGCGAGTTCAGCTCCAGGCTGGCGAAGACCATAGGGCTTGCGGGCGGCAAGGCTGTCGAGGTGAAGTCGGAGTTCGGTTCTGTGCCTCCCCTCAAGGAGCTCAAGGAAGCGATGGACAAGCAGGGGAGATTCAAGGCCCTGTTCTTGGTCCACAACGAAACCAGCACGGGCGCGGCCGTGCCCTATGTCGAAGAGGCATCTAGGCTCGCTAGGGAGCACGGCGCATTCGCGGTCATTGACGCAATATCGAGCCTTGGGGGCTACTCAATCCCTGTAGACAAGTGGGGCATTGACGTGTGCATCACTGGGAGCCAGAAGTGCATTGCCGCGCCGCCGGGCCTCGCACTTCTTTCCGTGAGCAAGAAGGTGTCCGAGTACCTCAAAAAATCCCCACCGCTGACGCGATACTTCGACATCCCGCGTTACCTAGAGTGTGGGGTTAGGGGAGAGACGCCCTTCACGCCAGCCCTGCCCCTGTTCTACGCGCTGGACGAGGCGCTGAAGGAACTCCTCGAAGAGGGTCTGGCAAAGCGAGTGGAGAGGCACGACAAGATGTCGGTCGCGTTCTACCGCGGCATGGCCGAGCTTGGGTTGAAGCAGGTCGCGGCCGACGAGGTCAGGTCAAAGACTGTGGTCGCTACGTATTATCCTCAGGGGGTCGTAGACGCAGAGTTCAGGAAGTCGATGGCGCACGACATGGACGTCGTGATTGCTGGAGGCTTCGGTCCTTTCGCTGGCAAAGTCTTCAGGATTGGGTGCATGGGACAAATCAACCAAGGGCACGTCGACAGGACGCTGAAGGCAGTGAAGGAGACGCTGAAGAAATTCAAAGCGTCGTGA
- a CDS encoding proteasome subunit beta has translation MPGATAVGIAYKDGVILGAERRITLGNYVVSKSGRKVFRLTETVGAVCAGMVADMQNLARQVAVYAKLKELESRRPMKPNSVAKLMSTLMFENRFAPLLTQVILGGYGDKPVVYVLDPLGSVIPDQYATVGTGEEMAIGVIEAGYNPAMSQKEARDLAVSAIKAAVARDAMSGNGVDILILDRSGIREESLNL, from the coding sequence ATGCCAGGAGCGACAGCTGTCGGCATCGCCTACAAGGATGGGGTGATTCTCGGCGCGGAGAGGAGAATCACGCTCGGCAACTACGTTGTAAGCAAGTCTGGCAGGAAGGTCTTCAGATTGACGGAAACTGTCGGAGCTGTCTGCGCTGGAATGGTCGCAGATATGCAGAACCTTGCGAGACAGGTGGCAGTGTACGCCAAGCTCAAGGAGCTAGAGTCAAGGAGGCCGATGAAGCCGAACTCCGTGGCGAAGCTGATGTCGACCCTCATGTTCGAGAACAGGTTCGCCCCACTACTGACCCAGGTCATTCTGGGCGGATACGGCGACAAGCCAGTCGTCTACGTCCTAGACCCACTTGGGAGCGTCATCCCCGACCAGTACGCCACGGTGGGGACTGGTGAAGAAATGGCCATAGGAGTGATTGAGGCTGGTTACAACCCGGCCATGTCCCAGAAGGAGGCGAGGGACCTCGCCGTCTCGGCGATAAAGGCGGCTGTGGCCAGGGACGCGATGAGCGGAAATGGAGTCGACATACTCATCCTCGACCGCTCAGGAATCAGAGAGGAATCGCTGAACCTGTAG